The following proteins are co-located in the Telopea speciosissima isolate NSW1024214 ecotype Mountain lineage chromosome 9, Tspe_v1, whole genome shotgun sequence genome:
- the LOC122638836 gene encoding uncharacterized protein LOC122638836, with the protein PSVGFYPTMEFRNGTKVIWQIPDSPKAVLFLAHGCNGRAVNFWDRCPNCPNCIGLPEERPIVLYALVQKFVVITISSAGECWSLGRGEEILFVKEIIKWWAAKHKLEKLPVVAPGASSGGYFVSVLATNMRFNSITIMIAEALFYGTDTPDDYPPTLFVHMPKDRARSQIINGNLEAL; encoded by the exons CCATCTGTTGGATTCTACCCTACTATGGAGTTCAGGAATGGAACTAAAGTGATATGGCAGATACCTGATTCACCCAAAGCTGTTCTGTTTCTGGCTCATGGATGCAATGGTAGAGCTGTAAACTTTTGGGATAGGTGTCCGAACTGTCCGAATTGCATTGGTCTGCCTGAGGAGAGGCCTATTGTTCTTTATGCTCTTGTTCAAAAATTTGTTGTTATAACCATTTCAAGTGCAGGGGAATGCTGGTCACTTGGTAGAGGGGAAGAAATACTATTTGTCAAAGAGATTATCAAGTGGTGGGctgccaaacacaagcttgaaAAGCTTCCTGTTGTGGCTCCAGGAGCCTCGTCTGGTGGGTATTTTGTTTCGGTGCTGGCCACTAATATGAGATTCAATAGTATTACAATTATGATAGCAGAAGCACTATTTTATGGAACGGATACACCTGATGACTACCCTCCTACCCTTTTTGTTCACATGCCTAAAGATCGTGCAAG gtcACAGATAATCAATGGAAATTTGGAAGCCTTATGA